The Listeria welshimeri serovar 6b str. SLCC5334 genome has a window encoding:
- a CDS encoding FoF1 ATP synthase subunit gamma, producing the protein MSSINQARKTIKALNSTYKIVHVTELSTLGKLSELRGKAEAAVSYYETILKSLRWVRKTMYTGNKQVKEEKNITAIAITSERGLCGAYNSEVFEEIDQLIATLGDQVKINWVVVGEQGHRYLTKLGQNITSYLQFSLENIDLETTMGVTADFVDQINAQEIDALYVIFTKYFNAVHSEAMCEKIYPDIPEASGTEVVEVDYVLDYEHDDEQVEQLLLENYLCGLLYSMFRYSVASEYCMRRIAMKQAKDNIQKQLEEAIFDARKQTLQQKTSELLDVISGAQTIRKEEE; encoded by the coding sequence TTGAGTAGTATAAACCAGGCTCGAAAAACAATTAAAGCACTGAACTCAACCTATAAAATTGTCCATGTCACCGAACTGTCAACACTTGGAAAACTTTCTGAGCTACGTGGAAAAGCTGAGGCAGCCGTAAGCTATTATGAAACAATCTTAAAAAGTTTACGCTGGGTGAGAAAAACCATGTATACCGGTAATAAACAAGTAAAAGAAGAAAAAAATATTACAGCTATTGCTATTACATCTGAACGAGGTCTTTGTGGTGCTTATAACAGTGAGGTTTTTGAAGAAATCGATCAGTTAATTGCAACATTAGGAGATCAAGTGAAAATCAATTGGGTGGTCGTTGGTGAGCAAGGGCATCGTTATTTAACGAAACTTGGTCAAAACATCACATCTTATTTACAGTTTTCGCTTGAAAATATTGATTTAGAAACGACAATGGGTGTTACTGCAGATTTTGTTGACCAAATTAACGCTCAAGAAATCGACGCATTATATGTGATTTTCACAAAATACTTTAATGCGGTCCATTCAGAAGCAATGTGCGAAAAAATTTATCCAGACATTCCAGAAGCATCCGGTACAGAGGTAGTTGAAGTAGATTATGTGCTTGACTATGAACATGATGATGAACAAGTGGAGCAATTATTACTTGAAAATTATCTTTGTGGATTACTTTATAGTATGTTTCGTTACTCTGTTGCGAGTGAATATTGTATGCGCCGTATTGCAATGAAACAAGCAAAAGATAATATTCAAAAGCAATTGGAAGAAGCGATATTTGATGCTAGAAAACAAACGTTACAACAAAAAACTAGCGAGTTACTAGATGTCATCAGCGGTGCACAGACGATCAGGAAGGAAGAAGAATAA
- a CDS encoding F0F1 ATP synthase subunit alpha: MKTIQFDMNKYETHVDLEYLKEHGRVEKISDGVIFCSGLENAALHQAVLIDERHRGVILELNEEFVGIGLIDKTSDILEGMNVSVTDHFIEVNLFDDMAGRIIDTTGKMLYEESEEQPTSSSPLFRVTPEIMTIDSVTRPLNTGLAVIDSITPIGRGQRQLILGNRQSGKTQIAVDTIINQHDQNVHCIYVAIGLKAAYIAEVIETLRNHDALKYSTVVATAASDSLTAQYLTPYAGMAVAEALREQGKDVLIIFDDLTKHADAYRAITLLFNRPPGREAYPGDSFYIHSSLLERAVQMNPEHGGGSITALPMIETLSDDVTAYIPTNVISITDGQLFLKSDLFNRGQKPAVDVGVSVSRIGGDAQHPIIRKLSKNLTLILSQFEELKELLDFGNGLDEGSMKMVTDGRILTELFKQKILSPLSVTDLIVILYAFQNGFLTKVPPAKIESFKGLLLEKAHARNDFIAFSNDIKDISELSDAHTKMLEEIIQEVGRLFS, encoded by the coding sequence TTGAAAACAATTCAATTTGATATGAATAAATACGAAACCCATGTAGATTTGGAATATTTAAAAGAACATGGCCGAGTTGAAAAAATTTCCGATGGTGTTATTTTTTGCTCAGGACTAGAAAATGCAGCGCTCCATCAAGCTGTATTGATTGATGAAAGACACCGAGGCGTAATTCTTGAACTAAACGAAGAATTTGTTGGAATTGGCCTTATTGATAAAACAAGCGATATTTTAGAAGGTATGAATGTTTCAGTTACAGATCATTTTATAGAAGTAAACCTTTTTGATGATATGGCAGGACGTATTATTGATACAACAGGAAAAATGCTTTATGAAGAAAGTGAAGAACAGCCAACATCGTCTTCTCCACTTTTCCGTGTCACACCAGAAATTATGACTATTGATAGTGTTACTCGCCCACTTAATACAGGGCTAGCAGTTATTGATTCCATTACACCTATTGGTCGGGGACAACGTCAATTAATTCTTGGTAACCGTCAATCGGGTAAAACACAAATTGCTGTAGATACAATTATTAACCAACATGATCAAAACGTACATTGTATTTATGTGGCTATTGGTTTAAAAGCAGCTTATATCGCAGAGGTTATTGAAACATTGCGTAATCATGATGCCCTTAAATATTCTACGGTTGTTGCAACCGCAGCTAGCGATTCTTTAACAGCTCAGTATTTAACTCCATATGCAGGAATGGCTGTCGCGGAAGCACTACGTGAACAAGGCAAAGATGTATTAATTATTTTTGATGATCTAACAAAACATGCGGATGCTTACCGAGCAATCACATTACTATTTAACAGACCACCAGGAAGAGAAGCTTATCCAGGAGATAGTTTCTATATTCACTCTAGTCTTTTAGAAAGAGCAGTTCAAATGAATCCTGAACATGGTGGAGGTTCTATTACAGCATTACCGATGATTGAAACATTATCAGATGATGTAACAGCCTATATTCCCACCAATGTTATTTCGATTACTGATGGACAACTATTTTTGAAGTCTGACTTATTCAACCGTGGGCAAAAGCCGGCAGTGGATGTTGGTGTATCCGTATCAAGAATCGGCGGCGACGCTCAACACCCGATTATTCGTAAATTAAGTAAAAACTTAACGTTGATTCTTTCGCAATTTGAAGAATTAAAAGAGTTACTTGATTTTGGTAATGGGCTTGATGAAGGAAGCATGAAAATGGTCACAGATGGCCGGATTTTAACAGAACTCTTTAAACAAAAAATCCTTAGTCCGTTATCAGTAACTGATTTGATTGTTATTTTATACGCCTTTCAAAATGGTTTTCTTACAAAAGTTCCACCAGCTAAGATTGAATCGTTCAAAGGCTTACTTTTAGAGAAAGCTCACGCACGTAATGACTTTATAGCATTTTCTAATGATATTAAAGATATTAGCGAGTTGAGTGATGCTCATACAAAAATGTTAGAAGAAATTATTCAGGAAGTGGGGAGGCTTTTTAGTTGA